The following are from one region of the Actinoplanes sp. L3-i22 genome:
- a CDS encoding glutamate--cysteine ligase: MEPGAEGTTTIDPRLAARAERRDLLTLGIEEEYLLVDATEPRGVETVEAVIEQVSEELRASVQHEYLRSQIEVASPPQLELVGLYEAMTTLRTGLADAAERAGSRLVAAGCGPAAGPNTRLVDKPRYHRMRERFGDLSPGQGLCGTHVHVSIPDDETGVRILNHLRPWLPVLQAATANSPLFGGRDTGYASWRSMMWERWPTVGPTPYLQSYDHYLTLISDLEASGAMLDEGMLYWYARLSANYPTVEIRMGDVTPTLDDAMLLAALARGLVATLLAEVRDGAEAPDVPHPLLMAAHWRAAKDGLEGLGLDMASREPRPAWRLLRQLVDYVRPELERHGDGQLVTVLTDRLRSRGTGAARQRALLAKGVPVAGVVDWLARTTRGETERDENLS; the protein is encoded by the coding sequence ATGGAACCCGGTGCCGAGGGCACGACGACAATCGACCCGCGACTGGCCGCCCGCGCCGAGCGACGGGACCTTCTGACACTCGGGATCGAGGAGGAGTACCTGCTCGTCGACGCGACCGAGCCACGGGGCGTGGAGACCGTCGAGGCGGTGATCGAGCAGGTCTCGGAGGAGCTGCGGGCCAGCGTCCAGCACGAGTACCTGCGCAGCCAGATCGAGGTGGCGAGTCCCCCGCAGCTGGAGCTGGTCGGGCTCTACGAGGCGATGACCACCCTGCGGACCGGGCTGGCCGACGCGGCCGAGCGGGCCGGGTCACGGCTGGTCGCGGCCGGGTGCGGGCCGGCCGCCGGGCCGAACACCCGGCTGGTGGACAAGCCGCGCTACCACCGGATGCGCGAGCGTTTCGGGGACCTCTCCCCCGGTCAGGGCCTGTGCGGGACGCACGTGCACGTGAGCATCCCGGACGACGAGACCGGCGTGCGGATCCTCAACCACCTGCGCCCGTGGCTGCCCGTGCTGCAGGCGGCGACGGCGAACTCGCCGCTGTTCGGCGGGCGGGACACCGGGTACGCCAGCTGGCGCTCGATGATGTGGGAGCGCTGGCCCACGGTCGGCCCGACGCCGTACCTCCAGTCGTACGACCACTACCTGACGCTGATCTCGGACCTCGAGGCGAGCGGCGCGATGCTCGACGAGGGAATGCTGTACTGGTACGCCCGGCTCTCGGCGAACTATCCGACCGTGGAGATCCGGATGGGCGACGTGACGCCCACGCTGGACGACGCGATGCTGCTCGCCGCGCTGGCCCGCGGGCTGGTCGCGACGCTGCTGGCCGAGGTGCGGGACGGCGCCGAGGCCCCGGACGTGCCGCATCCGCTGCTGATGGCCGCGCACTGGCGGGCCGCCAAGGACGGTCTCGAGGGGCTCGGCCTGGACATGGCGAGCCGGGAGCCGCGGCCGGCCTGGCGGCTGTTGCGGCAGCTCGTCGACTACGTGCGGCCGGAGCTGGAGCGGCACGGCGACGGGCAGCTGGTGACCGTCCTGACCGACCGGCTGCGGTCGCGCGGGACCGGCGCGGCGCGGCAGCGGGCACTGCTCGCGAAGGGCGTCCCGGTGGCCGGGGTGGTCGACTGGCTGGCCCGGACGACCCGCGGCGAGACGGAACGCGATGAGAATCTCAGCTGA
- a CDS encoding membrane protein insertase YidC: MSISGLFHAVVDAAHAGITSLAVHLDPVAGSLAAACAIVVFTLLVRAGLTPLTYLQIRTERRRAVLAPEVAKLRKKHKDPMELATATLALQREHGIGPFAGLLPALAQAPFFMVMYRVAMNPPAGSIAGVPLTAHLSAGLPVFAVLLALAAGIAWWTSRRAIAPVLPAASAESADPTAQATAMTAKMLKYLPWLSVLAVAWLPLAGGLYLVTSAAWTATEQLVRRRLVPTPTT, translated from the coding sequence ATGTCCATTTCCGGTCTCTTCCACGCCGTCGTCGATGCCGCGCACGCCGGCATCACCAGCCTTGCCGTACACCTCGACCCGGTCGCCGGCAGCCTCGCCGCCGCATGCGCGATCGTCGTCTTCACCCTGCTCGTCCGGGCCGGCCTGACGCCGCTCACCTACCTGCAGATCCGCACCGAGCGCCGCCGTGCCGTGCTGGCGCCGGAGGTGGCGAAGCTCCGCAAGAAACACAAGGACCCGATGGAGCTGGCCACCGCGACCCTGGCCCTGCAGCGGGAACACGGCATCGGCCCGTTCGCCGGGCTCCTTCCGGCGCTCGCCCAGGCCCCGTTCTTCATGGTCATGTACCGGGTGGCGATGAACCCGCCGGCCGGCTCGATCGCCGGGGTTCCGCTGACCGCCCACCTCTCCGCCGGGCTCCCGGTCTTCGCGGTCCTCCTGGCGCTCGCCGCCGGCATCGCCTGGTGGACCTCCCGCCGGGCGATCGCCCCGGTACTGCCCGCCGCTTCCGCGGAGTCCGCGGATCCCACGGCCCAGGCCACCGCGATGACCGCCAAGATGCTGAAATACCTCCCCTGGCTGTCCGTCCTGGCCGTCGCCTGGCTCCCGTTGGCCGGCGGCCTCTACCTGGTCACCTCGGCCGCCTGGACCGCCACCGAACAACTGGTCCGCCGCCGCCTGGTCCCCACCCCGACCACCTGA
- a CDS encoding ATP-dependent Clp protease proteolytic subunit has translation MTVDTTMRGGGASFDDQVFERLLRERIIFLGSEVNDEVTNRICAQMLLLASEDAERDIALYINSPGGSISAGMAVYDTMQYIKNDVATIAMGMAASMGQFLLCAGTAGKRYALPHARVMMHQLSGGIGGTAADIAIQAESMLHIKQVMNERIAFHSGHTPEEINRDSDRDRWFTAQQAKDYGLVDHVISKASDVNAVSSLV, from the coding sequence ATGACTGTTGACACGACCATGCGCGGTGGCGGCGCGTCCTTCGACGACCAGGTCTTCGAACGGCTGCTCCGGGAGCGGATCATCTTCCTCGGCAGCGAGGTCAACGACGAGGTGACCAACCGGATCTGTGCGCAGATGCTGCTGCTCGCCTCCGAGGACGCGGAGCGCGACATCGCGCTGTACATCAACTCCCCCGGCGGCTCGATCAGCGCCGGGATGGCGGTGTACGACACCATGCAGTACATCAAGAACGACGTGGCCACCATCGCCATGGGCATGGCGGCCTCGATGGGCCAGTTCCTGCTCTGCGCCGGCACCGCCGGCAAGCGGTACGCACTGCCCCACGCCCGGGTGATGATGCACCAGCTCTCCGGCGGCATCGGCGGCACCGCGGCCGACATCGCCATCCAGGCCGAGAGCATGCTGCACATCAAGCAGGTGATGAACGAGCGGATCGCGTTCCACTCGGGCCACACCCCGGAGGAGATCAACCGCGACTCCGACCGGGACCGCTGGTTCACCGCCCAGCAGGCGAAGGACTACGGCCTGGTCGACCACGTGATCAGCAAGGCCTCCGACGTGAACGCGGTCTCGTCGCTGGTCTGA
- the ddaH gene encoding dimethylargininase: MTAKRRYLMCRPTHFAVTYRINPWMDPTAPYDNALAVRQWESLRQVFLDLGHTVDLIDPLPGLPDMVFAANGGTIVDGRALGVQFRDAERADEAPAYAAWFAGAGFEVEMPKHTNEGEGDILLAGDVLLAGTGFRTSHASHAETQEFLHRPVITLQLVDPAYYHLDTALCVLDETNIAYLPAAFSPGSQAVLRQLFPNAIIANAEDAAVLGLNAVSDGRNVVLPVQAVNLADELRKAGYHPIGVDVSELRKAGGGPKCCTLEVRP, from the coding sequence ATGACCGCCAAGCGCCGCTATCTGATGTGCCGGCCCACCCACTTCGCCGTCACCTACCGGATCAACCCGTGGATGGATCCGACCGCGCCGTACGACAACGCGCTGGCCGTCCGCCAGTGGGAGAGTCTGCGCCAGGTCTTCCTCGACCTCGGGCACACGGTCGACCTGATCGACCCGCTGCCCGGTCTGCCGGACATGGTCTTCGCCGCGAACGGCGGCACGATCGTCGACGGTCGCGCGCTGGGCGTGCAGTTCCGCGACGCCGAGCGGGCCGACGAGGCGCCGGCGTACGCCGCCTGGTTCGCCGGGGCGGGCTTCGAGGTCGAGATGCCCAAGCACACCAACGAGGGCGAGGGCGACATCCTGCTCGCCGGGGACGTGCTGCTGGCCGGGACCGGGTTCCGCACCTCGCACGCGTCGCACGCCGAGACGCAGGAGTTCCTGCACCGGCCGGTGATCACGCTGCAGCTGGTCGACCCGGCGTACTACCACCTGGACACCGCGCTGTGCGTGCTGGACGAGACGAACATCGCGTACCTGCCGGCGGCGTTCTCGCCCGGTTCGCAGGCCGTCCTGCGGCAGCTCTTCCCGAACGCGATCATCGCGAACGCCGAGGACGCGGCGGTCCTCGGGCTCAACGCGGTCAGCGACGGCCGGAACGTGGTGCTGCCGGTGCAGGCCGTGAACCTGGCCGATGAGCTGCGCAAAGCCGGATACCATCCGATCGGGGTCGACGTGTCCGAGCTGCGCAAGGCCGGCGGCGGCCCGAAGTGCTGCACCCTGGAGGTCCGTCCGTGA
- a CDS encoding polysaccharide deacetylase family protein yields the protein MTPTRSARHRAGDTGSYSTVRTPKSTPSRSARHSAGPARSRAKRPVSGSHRAPGTLPLETWLEAARNRPTTVLGTLVVAGLLITAVPLSQPGKSDPGELTAAAQAAASAQAAKQRDKNGDTAGKQSDAQADPVAGGATRPTPEATVTGRPAGLPSTPLAQGAGPGRSLLTTGGQQVALTFDDGPDPQQTPKILAMLDQYQVKATFCLVGSQAKKHPELVRQIVAAGHTLCNHTFDHDLTIAKKSTATIRADLEKTNAAIRAAVPDAKIAFFRAPGGNFTDKLVNVAHTEGMSSLYWEVDPRDWEHTENETDADHVKRVIASVKKGVKPGAIVLSHDFNQPDTIAAYKELLPWLAENFQLGVPSGTGETPRTPATTEPTPATPSPSTTVEPIAPTTAPTATPAATA from the coding sequence GTGACACCGACCCGGAGCGCTCGCCACCGCGCGGGCGACACCGGGTCGTACAGCACCGTCCGTACCCCCAAATCAACGCCATCGCGCAGCGCGCGGCACTCGGCCGGCCCGGCGCGGTCTCGCGCGAAGCGGCCGGTCAGCGGCTCGCACCGCGCGCCCGGCACGCTGCCGCTGGAAACCTGGCTGGAAGCGGCCCGGAACCGGCCGACGACCGTGCTCGGCACCCTGGTGGTGGCCGGGCTGCTGATCACCGCGGTGCCGCTGTCCCAGCCGGGCAAGAGCGACCCGGGCGAGCTGACCGCCGCCGCGCAGGCCGCGGCCTCGGCGCAGGCGGCGAAGCAGCGCGACAAGAACGGCGACACGGCCGGGAAGCAGAGCGACGCGCAGGCCGATCCGGTCGCCGGCGGCGCCACCCGGCCGACCCCGGAGGCGACCGTCACCGGCCGCCCCGCCGGGCTTCCGTCGACGCCGCTGGCGCAGGGCGCCGGCCCCGGCAGATCGCTGCTCACCACCGGCGGGCAGCAGGTCGCGCTGACCTTCGACGACGGCCCGGACCCGCAGCAGACCCCGAAGATCCTGGCGATGCTCGACCAGTACCAGGTGAAGGCCACGTTCTGCCTGGTCGGCTCGCAGGCGAAGAAGCACCCGGAGCTGGTCCGGCAGATCGTCGCGGCCGGGCACACCCTGTGCAACCACACGTTCGACCACGACCTGACGATCGCCAAGAAGAGCACCGCGACGATCCGGGCCGATCTGGAGAAGACGAACGCCGCGATCCGGGCCGCGGTGCCGGACGCGAAGATCGCGTTCTTCCGGGCGCCGGGCGGCAACTTCACCGACAAGCTGGTGAATGTGGCGCACACCGAGGGGATGTCCTCGCTCTACTGGGAGGTCGACCCCCGGGACTGGGAGCACACCGAGAACGAGACCGACGCGGACCACGTCAAGCGCGTGATCGCGTCGGTGAAGAAGGGCGTCAAGCCGGGCGCGATCGTGCTCTCGCACGACTTCAACCAGCCGGACACGATCGCGGCGTACAAGGAACTGCTGCCCTGGCTCGCGGAGAACTTCCAGCTGGGCGTCCCGTCCGGCACCGGCGAGACCCCGCGCACCCCGGCCACCACCGAGCCCACCCCGGCCACGCCGTCCCCCAGCACCACCGTCGAGCCGATCGCCCCGACCACCGCCCCGACGGCGACGCCGGCCGCTACCGCTTGA
- a CDS encoding chitinase, translating to MKRSRSVLLATVTALAAAGTATWFAGDASAATACAAAWSSTATYVKDNAASQSGHNYTAKWWTQNESPATHSGQWDVWIDNGTCGGGTTTTPPTSSPTSSPTSSPTSSPTVSPTVSTSPTVQPTGTGSLPAHFLTGYWQNFVNGAAPLKLAAVPTTYDLIAVAFADATSTPGAVSFTLDPGLASAVGGYTDAQFKADIATLHSRGKKVIISVGGEKGSVGVASDAAATAFANSVYSLIQAYGFDGVDIDLENGLNATYMASALRSLRAKAGANLIITMAPQTIDMQSTGSSYFALALSIKDILTVVHTQFYNSGAMLGCDQMNAYSQGNENFLTALACIQTQNGLRPDQVSLGLPASTSAAGGGYVAPSVVNAALDCLARGTNCGTFKPPATYPGIRGAMTWSINWDVTNGNNWANTIDPHLSTLP from the coding sequence ATGAAGCGCTCCCGATCGGTACTTCTCGCGACGGTCACGGCCCTGGCCGCCGCAGGCACGGCAACCTGGTTCGCGGGTGACGCCTCGGCCGCCACCGCCTGCGCCGCGGCCTGGAGTTCGACGGCCACGTACGTCAAGGACAACGCCGCCTCGCAGAGTGGGCACAACTACACCGCGAAGTGGTGGACCCAGAACGAGTCGCCGGCCACCCACAGTGGCCAGTGGGACGTCTGGATCGACAACGGGACCTGCGGCGGGGGCACCACCACCACGCCACCGACCAGCAGCCCGACCAGCAGCCCGACGAGCAGCCCGACCAGCAGCCCCACGGTGAGCCCCACCGTCAGCACCAGCCCGACCGTCCAGCCGACCGGCACCGGATCACTCCCGGCGCACTTCCTCACCGGTTACTGGCAGAACTTCGTGAACGGCGCGGCGCCGCTCAAGCTGGCCGCCGTCCCCACCACGTACGACCTGATCGCGGTCGCCTTCGCGGACGCCACCTCGACCCCGGGCGCGGTCAGCTTCACCCTCGACCCCGGCCTGGCGAGCGCGGTCGGCGGCTACACCGACGCGCAGTTCAAGGCGGACATCGCCACGCTGCACTCGCGCGGCAAGAAGGTGATCATCTCGGTCGGCGGTGAGAAGGGCTCGGTCGGCGTCGCCAGTGACGCGGCGGCCACCGCGTTCGCGAACTCGGTCTACTCGCTGATCCAGGCGTACGGCTTCGACGGCGTCGACATCGACCTGGAGAACGGGCTCAACGCGACCTACATGGCGAGCGCGCTGCGGTCGCTGCGGGCCAAGGCCGGCGCGAACCTGATCATCACGATGGCGCCGCAGACCATCGACATGCAGAGCACCGGCTCGTCGTACTTCGCGCTGGCGCTGTCCATCAAGGACATCCTCACGGTCGTCCACACGCAGTTCTACAACTCCGGCGCGATGCTCGGCTGCGACCAGATGAACGCGTACAGCCAGGGCAACGAGAACTTCCTGACCGCGCTCGCCTGCATCCAGACCCAGAACGGCCTGCGGCCCGACCAGGTCTCGCTCGGCCTGCCGGCCAGCACCAGCGCCGCGGGTGGCGGATACGTCGCCCCGTCGGTGGTCAACGCGGCCCTGGACTGCCTGGCCCGCGGCACCAACTGCGGGACGTTCAAGCCGCCGGCGACCTACCCGGGCATCCGCGGCGCGATGACCTGGTCGATCAACTGGGACGTCACCAACGGCAACAACTGGGCCAACACGATCGACCCGCACCTGTCCACCCTGCCCTGA
- a CDS encoding DUF4190 domain-containing protein has translation MRMPTFSRTATSDTDETTARVPVQTRRDDEPTTQTITKPRPTSTVTPPTETERSRPITVGRPVTPAEPVTASAKPVTAEPARVRRPRASGLATVGLIVSIAGIALVLSGPLAGWGIGVAGLGLLLSVAGLSATRKQHVAGKGDAMIGIAVSIGAIVLGVLALNGQLSWLGTDTQPATNLREWLDAQFANRF, from the coding sequence GTGAGGATGCCGACCTTCTCGCGTACGGCCACGAGTGACACCGACGAGACGACGGCCCGGGTTCCGGTCCAGACCCGCCGGGACGACGAGCCCACCACGCAGACCATCACCAAGCCGCGCCCGACCAGCACGGTCACCCCGCCCACCGAGACCGAGCGGAGCAGGCCGATCACGGTCGGCCGCCCGGTCACCCCGGCCGAGCCGGTCACCGCGAGCGCCAAGCCGGTCACCGCCGAGCCCGCCCGGGTCCGCCGGCCGCGGGCCAGTGGCCTCGCCACGGTCGGCCTGATCGTCAGCATCGCCGGCATCGCCCTGGTGCTCTCCGGCCCGCTCGCCGGCTGGGGCATCGGCGTGGCCGGTCTCGGCCTGCTGCTCTCGGTGGCCGGGCTGAGCGCCACCCGCAAGCAGCACGTGGCCGGCAAGGGCGACGCGATGATCGGGATCGCCGTGTCGATCGGCGCGATCGTGCTCGGCGTGCTGGCCCTGAACGGTCAGCTGAGCTGGCTCGGCACCGACACCCAGCCGGCCACCAACCTGCGCGAGTGGCTTGACGCACAGTTTGCGAACCGGTTCTGA
- a CDS encoding Fpg/Nei family DNA glycosylase: MPEGHTIHRLATRHRELFAGHPVAVSSPQGRFASGAALLDGRVLRDTEAYGKHLLHHYDDDRILHVHLGLYGKFTEGEPPLPDPVGQVRMRMAGPGHWLDLRGPTACEVLEPPAVELLRARLGADPLRDDADPSRAYTRVRSSTKPLFALLLDQSIVAGCGLIYANEVLFRAGLSPLTPGTAIDRECWSALWDDLRALMKEGVARGRIDTVHTRHTPEAMRRAPRVDRHGGEVYVYRRTGQPCLVCGTAVAIGPLAGRNLYWCPTCQPAVKR, encoded by the coding sequence GTGCCCGAGGGACATACCATTCACCGCCTCGCCACCCGCCATCGCGAGCTCTTCGCCGGGCACCCGGTGGCCGTCTCCAGCCCGCAGGGCCGCTTCGCGAGCGGTGCCGCGCTGCTCGACGGCCGGGTGCTGCGCGACACCGAGGCGTACGGGAAGCACCTGCTCCACCACTACGACGACGACCGCATCCTGCACGTCCACCTCGGGCTGTACGGCAAGTTCACCGAGGGCGAGCCGCCGCTGCCCGACCCGGTGGGCCAGGTCCGGATGCGGATGGCGGGCCCCGGGCACTGGCTCGACCTGCGCGGGCCGACCGCGTGCGAGGTGCTCGAGCCGCCGGCGGTGGAGCTGCTGCGCGCCCGGCTCGGCGCCGACCCGCTGCGCGACGACGCCGACCCGAGCCGGGCGTACACCCGGGTCAGGTCCAGCACCAAGCCGCTCTTCGCCCTGCTCCTGGACCAGTCCATCGTGGCCGGCTGCGGGCTGATCTACGCCAACGAGGTGCTCTTCCGGGCCGGTCTGTCGCCGCTGACCCCGGGCACCGCGATCGACCGGGAGTGCTGGTCGGCGCTCTGGGACGACCTGCGCGCCCTGATGAAGGAGGGGGTCGCCCGCGGCCGGATCGACACCGTGCACACCCGGCACACGCCGGAGGCGATGCGCCGGGCGCCGCGCGTCGACCGGCACGGCGGCGAGGTGTACGTCTACCGCCGCACCGGCCAGCCCTGCCTGGTCTGCGGCACCGCCGTGGCGATCGGCCCGCTGGCGGGGCGCAATCTTTACTGGTGTCCGACCTGCCAGCCGGCCGTCAAGCGGTAG
- a CDS encoding carbohydrate-binding protein, whose product MAAPRRLLAVAAAVVAVGASVTFVSQAQAAVPAPPAGMSLVFSDDFTGASGTGLNRSNWLYDTGTGYPGGAANWGTGEVETMTDSTANVYQDGAGNLAIKPIRSSSGAWTSGRVETQRTDFAAPAGGKVRIESRIQQPNVSGAAAAGYWPAFWALGDAARPVGATNWPSIGEWDIMEDINGRSSVFAALHCGTNPGGVCNETTGLTSGERACSGCQTGFHTYAIEYDRSTSPEQLRWYLDGSNYFTLNSSQVDATTWNNATHHGVFVILNVAMGGGFPAAFGGGPTSATQSGVPMLVDYVAVYQSSGGGTTTPPTTTPPASGSRDAYAQIQAESYNAAAGVTVETCSEGGQDVGYIANGDWLQFDNVNFGTGGVKDFVARVASGAASGVSGLIEVRIDSRSNAPIGSFALGSTGGWQTWTSIPGNVSNVTGSHTVYLTFTSGQPADFVNVNWIQFRK is encoded by the coding sequence ATGGCAGCTCCCCGAAGACTTCTCGCCGTCGCCGCGGCGGTCGTGGCCGTCGGCGCGTCCGTCACCTTCGTGTCGCAGGCCCAAGCGGCGGTCCCCGCCCCGCCGGCCGGCATGTCGCTGGTCTTCAGCGACGACTTCACCGGCGCGTCCGGGACTGGGCTGAATCGGTCGAACTGGCTCTACGACACCGGCACCGGCTATCCCGGCGGCGCGGCGAACTGGGGCACCGGCGAGGTCGAGACGATGACCGACTCGACCGCGAACGTGTACCAGGACGGCGCCGGCAACCTGGCGATCAAGCCGATCCGGAGTTCGTCCGGGGCGTGGACGTCCGGGCGGGTGGAGACGCAGCGCACCGACTTCGCGGCGCCGGCCGGCGGCAAGGTGCGGATCGAGTCACGGATCCAGCAGCCGAACGTGAGCGGCGCGGCGGCGGCCGGCTACTGGCCGGCGTTCTGGGCGCTCGGTGACGCGGCCCGGCCGGTCGGCGCGACGAACTGGCCGAGCATCGGCGAGTGGGACATCATGGAGGACATCAACGGCCGGTCCTCGGTCTTCGCGGCGCTGCACTGCGGGACGAACCCGGGCGGCGTCTGCAACGAGACGACCGGCCTGACCAGCGGCGAGCGGGCGTGTTCGGGTTGTCAGACCGGCTTCCACACCTACGCGATCGAGTATGACCGCAGCACCTCGCCGGAGCAGCTGCGCTGGTACCTGGACGGCAGCAACTACTTCACCCTGAACTCGTCCCAGGTCGACGCGACCACCTGGAACAACGCGACCCACCACGGCGTGTTCGTGATCCTGAACGTGGCGATGGGTGGCGGGTTCCCGGCCGCGTTCGGGGGCGGGCCGACCTCGGCGACGCAGTCCGGCGTGCCGATGCTGGTCGACTACGTGGCGGTGTACCAGTCGTCGGGTGGCGGCACGACCACGCCGCCGACCACCACGCCGCCGGCGAGCGGGAGCCGGGACGCGTACGCGCAGATCCAGGCCGAGTCGTACAACGCCGCGGCCGGGGTGACGGTCGAGACGTGTTCCGAGGGTGGCCAGGACGTCGGCTACATCGCGAACGGTGACTGGCTGCAGTTCGACAACGTGAACTTCGGAACCGGCGGGGTGAAGGACTTCGTGGCCCGGGTCGCGTCCGGCGCCGCGAGCGGGGTGAGCGGCCTCATCGAGGTGCGGATCGACAGCCGGAGCAACGCCCCGATCGGCAGCTTCGCGTTGGGCAGCACCGGCGGCTGGCAGACCTGGACGTCGATCCCGGGCAACGTCTCGAACGTGACCGGGAGTCACACGGTGTACCTGACCTTCACCAGCGGTCAGCCGGCGGACTTCGTCAACGTGAACTGGATCCAGTTCCGCAAGTAA
- a CDS encoding DUF6412 domain-containing protein: MLLLGYWALAGTALLEPGLSGGPRLVLALALVTAALLLVAAVAVPVPATGLLPGLRAFARRVRRAAPRLLDPGAPGRPRPRAPTACPAAA; encoded by the coding sequence ATGCTGCTTCTCGGGTACTGGGCGCTGGCGGGCACTGCCCTGCTCGAGCCCGGTCTGAGTGGCGGCCCGCGCCTGGTCCTGGCGCTGGCTCTGGTCACCGCCGCGCTGCTGCTGGTCGCCGCGGTCGCCGTCCCGGTGCCGGCCACCGGCCTGCTGCCGGGTCTGCGGGCGTTCGCCCGCCGGGTCCGCCGGGCCGCGCCGCGGCTGCTGGATCCGGGTGCTCCCGGCCGTCCGCGTCCGCGAGCCCCGACCGCGTGCCCCGCGGCCGCGTAA